The Lysobacterales bacterium sequence CGACCTTCCTGTGTCTGCTGGTCGGTTATCCGATCGCCTACGCGATCGCGCGCCTGCCCACCGCTTCGCGCAATACCGCGCTGATGCTGGTGGTGCTGCCGTCCTGGACCTCGTTCCTGATCCGCATCTACGCCTGGATCGGAATCCTGAAGAACAACGGTCTGCTCAACAATTTCCTGATCTGGACCGGGTTGATCGACGAGCCGCTGAAGATCCTGCATACGCCGGTGGCGGTGTACATCGGCATCGTCTACGCCTACCTGCCGTTCATGATCCTGCCGCTGTATACCAACCTGGTGAAGCACGATCACCGTCTGCTGGAAGCCGCCTACGACCTCGGCTGCCGGCCCTGGCAGGCCTTCCTGATGATCACGCTGCCGCTGTCCAAGGCCGGCATCATCGCCGGCTCGATGCTGGTGATGATCCCGGTGGTCGGCGAGTTTGTGATCCCGGAGCTCATGGGCGGCGCCGACACGCTGATGATCGGCAATGTGCTGTGGAAGGAGTTCTTCAACAACCGCGACTGGCCGGTGGCTTCGGCCGTGGCGATCGTGATGCTGGCGTTGCTGATCGTGCCGATCCTGATCTTCCACCACTACCAGTCGAAGGAACTGGAAGGGCGGCTGGCATGAAACCGTCCTGGTTCACGCGCTCGACCCTGCTGCTCGGCTTCGCGTTCCTGTATGCGCCGATGCTGATCCTGATCATCTACTCGTTCAACGAGAACCGTCTGGTCACGGTGTGGTCCGGCTTCTCGTTCAAATGGTACGGCGAGCTGTTTCGCGACCAGCAGATGATCGACGCCGCCAAGGTCAGCCTGGAGATCGCGTTTCTGACTGCCTGCGCGTCGGTGGTGCTCGGCACCATGGCGGCGATGGCGATGACGCGCTTCCGCCAGTTCCGCGGCAAGTCGATGTTCGGTGCGCTGATGACGGCGCCGCTGGTGATGCCCGAGGTGATTACCGGCCTGTCGATCTTGCTGCTGTTCGTCGCGCTCGGCGAGCACTTCGACTTCTTCGCCTCGCGCGGCGTGATGACCATCTGGATCGCGCACGTGACCTTCTGCGTATCGTTCGTGACCGTGGTGATTTCGTCGCGCATGTCCGAGCTCGATCGCTCGCTGGAAGAGGCGGCGATGGACCTCGGTGCCAACCGGGTCAAGGTGTTCTTCCTGATCACGCTGCCGATCATCGCGCCGGCGCTGGCCTCGGGCTGGTTGCTCGCGTTCACCCTGTCGCTCGATGATCTGGTGATCTCGAGCTTCGTCTCCGGGCCGTCGTCGACGACCTTGCCGATGAAGGTGTTTTCCTCGGTGCGCATGGGCGTGAGCCCCAAGATCAACGCGCTGGCGACGCTGCTGATCGCGATCGTCAGCGTTGCCGCCTTCATCGGCTGGTGGCTGATGGCGCGCGAGGAAAAACAGCGCCAGCGCGACATGCAACTGGCATTGCAGCAGGGCGGCTGAGGCGATGAGGATCGAAACCGTGAACCCGTGGAGCGGGCGCGTCGAATACCGCTACGCGATGATGGATGGCGCGGCGATCGAGGCGCGCCTGGCCGCGGCTGCCGCGGCCGCGCCGATCTGGGCGGCGGCGCCTTGGGCGGAGCGCGCCGATCTGCTGGTTTCGGTGGCCCAAGCACTGCGCGGTGCGCGCGTCACGATCGCCGCGACGATGGCGGCGGAGATGGGCAAGCTGCGCCGCGAGGCCTTGGCCGAGATCGAGAAGTCGGCTGCCGCATGCGACTACTACGCCGCACACGCGCCGGCCTACCTCGCCGAACAGGCCATCGCCAGCGAGGCCGTGCGCAGTTATGTGCGCTATGCGCCGCTCGGTTGCGTGCTTGCGGTGATGCCGTGGAACTTCCCGGTGTGGCAGGTGTTCCGCTTTCTGGCGCCGGCGCTGGCTGCCGGCAATGTCGCGTTGCTCAAGCATGCGACCAACGTGCCGCGCTCGGCCGACCTGATCGAGCGCGTGCTCGCCGATGCCGGCGCGCCCGCCGGTGTGTTCGGCGTGCTGCACATCGACAACGCCCAGACCGCGACGGTGATCGGCGATGCGCGCGTACACGCGGTGACGCTGACCGGCAGCGAGCGTGCCGGGCGTTCGGTGGCAGCCACTGCCGGCGC is a genomic window containing:
- a CDS encoding ABC transporter permease subunit; this translates as MKPSWFTRSTLLLGFAFLYAPMLILIIYSFNENRLVTVWSGFSFKWYGELFRDQQMIDAAKVSLEIAFLTACASVVLGTMAAMAMTRFRQFRGKSMFGALMTAPLVMPEVITGLSILLLFVALGEHFDFFASRGVMTIWIAHVTFCVSFVTVVISSRMSELDRSLEEAAMDLGANRVKVFFLITLPIIAPALASGWLLAFTLSLDDLVISSFVSGPSSTTLPMKVFSSVRMGVSPKINALATLLIAIVSVAAFIGWWLMAREEKQRQRDMQLALQQGG
- a CDS encoding ABC transporter permease subunit is translated as MMARLRRWLPDGRWAVIAPPYFWMLLFFAVPFLIALKISFSSIQIAMPPYTPLSEWSGDALAIKLNLKNYLFLLEDSLYIKAYLSSLKIAVIATFLCLLVGYPIAYAIARLPTASRNTALMLVVLPSWTSFLIRIYAWIGILKNNGLLNNFLIWTGLIDEPLKILHTPVAVYIGIVYAYLPFMILPLYTNLVKHDHRLLEAAYDLGCRPWQAFLMITLPLSKAGIIAGSMLVMIPVVGEFVIPELMGGADTLMIGNVLWKEFFNNRDWPVASAVAIVMLALLIVPILIFHHYQSKELEGRLA